One window of Pseudomonas urmiensis genomic DNA carries:
- a CDS encoding heavy metal sensor histidine kinase, with product MSWKTVPANSIALRLAALFLLVAMGVFLLIGTALYRQVDHSLDMLPAAELDARFSVLESTLNRFGTREHWVKIHNKLNLLSEEDRRIRFWVVSSDPAYEYGKPTEQVRAFAEGAQGMRDLRLADSPYPYKVLVSDLPALGERPALRFMIGIDTETFWQAQHSLLVAIVGLAVLGVLLAAVLGYWVARIGLRPLLALSNEAQALAPPRLDGRLQTHDLAPELAQFAGAFNAALDRVSLAYSRLEAFNADVAHELRSPLTNLIGQTQVALTRGRSAEHYFEVLQSNLEELERLRSIINDMLFLASADQGSKATALTQASLAEEVATTLDYLDYILEDAQVKVSVSGDALAPIEKAQLRRALINLLNNAVQHTAPQQIIAVHIEAGPEHVSIAVSNPGPAIADEHLALLFERFYRVDAARTNTGSGNHGLGLAIVKAIALMHGGSVFVRSEAGANTFGIRLPSAQVRGFAPQN from the coding sequence ATGTCCTGGAAAACCGTGCCGGCTAACTCCATCGCCCTGCGCCTGGCGGCGCTGTTTTTGCTGGTGGCGATGGGCGTGTTCCTGCTGATCGGCACTGCCCTGTACCGCCAGGTCGACCACAGCCTGGACATGCTCCCGGCGGCCGAGCTGGATGCGCGCTTCAGCGTGCTGGAGTCGACCCTCAATCGCTTCGGCACCCGCGAGCACTGGGTGAAGATTCACAACAAGCTCAACCTGCTGAGCGAAGAAGACCGGCGCATTCGCTTCTGGGTGGTGAGCAGCGATCCGGCCTACGAGTATGGCAAGCCGACCGAGCAGGTCCGCGCCTTCGCCGAGGGTGCGCAGGGCATGCGCGATCTGCGCCTGGCCGACAGCCCCTATCCGTACAAAGTGCTGGTCAGCGATCTGCCGGCCCTGGGTGAGCGGCCAGCCCTGCGCTTCATGATCGGCATCGATACCGAAACCTTCTGGCAGGCCCAGCACAGCCTGCTGGTGGCCATCGTGGGCCTGGCCGTACTCGGCGTGCTGCTGGCCGCGGTGCTCGGCTACTGGGTGGCGCGGATCGGCCTGCGACCGTTACTGGCGCTGTCCAATGAAGCGCAAGCCTTGGCCCCACCGCGCCTGGACGGACGCCTGCAAACCCACGACCTGGCACCTGAGCTGGCGCAATTCGCTGGCGCCTTCAACGCAGCGCTGGACCGGGTCAGCCTGGCCTACTCGCGCCTGGAGGCGTTCAACGCCGATGTCGCCCACGAACTGCGCTCGCCGCTGACCAACCTGATCGGCCAGACCCAGGTGGCACTGACCCGTGGACGCAGCGCCGAACACTACTTCGAGGTCCTGCAATCGAACCTTGAAGAGCTTGAACGACTGCGCAGCATCATCAACGACATGCTGTTTCTGGCCAGCGCCGACCAGGGCAGCAAGGCCACCGCGCTGACCCAGGCGTCACTGGCCGAAGAAGTCGCCACCACCCTCGACTACCTGGACTACATCCTCGAAGACGCCCAGGTGAAGGTCAGTGTCAGCGGCGATGCGCTGGCGCCGATCGAGAAAGCCCAACTGCGCCGGGCACTGATCAACCTGCTCAACAATGCCGTGCAGCACACCGCGCCCCAGCAAATCATCGCGGTGCACATCGAGGCGGGGCCAGAGCATGTCAGCATCGCTGTGAGCAACCCTGGCCCCGCCATTGCCGACGAGCACCTGGCGCTGTTGTTCGAACGCTTCTACCGGGTCGATGCTGCGCGCACCAATACCGGCAGTGGCAACCATGGTTTGGGCCTGGCAATCGTCAAAGCCATCGCCTTGATGCACGGCGGCAGTGTCTTCGTGCGCAGCGAAGCCGGCGCCAACACCTTCGGTATTCGTCTGCCGAGCGCTCAAGTCCGCGGGTTTGCGCCGCAGAACTGA
- a CDS encoding heavy metal response regulator transcription factor has protein sequence MRVLIIEDEEKTADYLHRGLSEQGFTVDLARDGIDGLHLALEGDYAVIVLDVMLPGLDGYGVLRALRARKQTPVIMLTARERVEDRIHGLREGADDYLGKPFSFLELVARLQALTRRSSNHEPLQVQVGDLWIDLISRKASRAGQRLELTAKEFSLLSVLARRQGEILSKTAIAELVWDINFDSDANVVEVAIKRLRAKLDGPFDNKLLHTIRGMGYVLENRAG, from the coding sequence ATGCGTGTACTGATCATCGAAGACGAAGAGAAAACCGCCGACTACCTGCATCGCGGCTTGAGCGAACAGGGCTTTACCGTCGACCTGGCCCGTGACGGCATCGACGGCCTGCACCTGGCCCTGGAAGGCGACTACGCGGTGATCGTCCTCGACGTCATGCTGCCCGGCCTGGATGGTTACGGCGTGCTGCGCGCATTGCGTGCCCGCAAGCAGACGCCGGTGATCATGCTGACCGCCCGCGAGCGCGTCGAAGACCGCATCCACGGCCTGCGCGAAGGCGCCGACGACTACCTGGGCAAGCCGTTTTCGTTCCTTGAGCTGGTCGCGCGCCTGCAAGCACTGACGCGCCGCAGCAGCAACCATGAGCCCTTGCAGGTGCAAGTTGGCGACTTGTGGATCGACCTGATCAGTCGCAAGGCCAGCCGCGCCGGGCAGCGGCTGGAGCTGACCGCCAAGGAGTTCTCGCTGCTCAGCGTGCTGGCCCGCCGCCAGGGTGAAATCCTCTCCAAGACCGCCATCGCCGAGCTGGTCTGGGACATCAATTTCGACAGCGACGCCAATGTCGTCGAAGTGGCCATCAAACGCCTACGGGCCAAACTCGACGGGCCGTTCGACAACAAGCTGCTGCATACCATTCGAGGCATGGGCTATGTCCTGGAAAACCGTGCCGGCTAA